The following are encoded in a window of Leptodactylus fuscus isolate aLepFus1 chromosome 9, aLepFus1.hap2, whole genome shotgun sequence genomic DNA:
- the EXTL2 gene encoding exostosin-like 2: MRFLGKALRMKMLRVSCVFLLFLLFLLGALAALLPSAHEDLMLGVQRRRYSPSPKDSFTLIMQTYNRTDLLLKMLNHYQAMPQLHAVIVVWNNIGQDPPQELWESLGPHPVPVIFKKQTVNLMRNRLQNFPEIETTAVLMMDDDTLVSAHDISFAFSVWQLFPNQIVGFVPRKHVASPSGIFSYGSFELQAPDTGPGDKYSMILIGAAFYHKGYLRLFQELPHSIHEIIDQTQNCDDIAMNFLVANHTGMSSGVLVKPIDMRNLEKDAGSGYTGMWHRSEHLLQRSYCLNKLTDIYGRMPLVYSNIMISQFGFPNYANHKPKQ, encoded by the exons ATGAG ATTTTTGGGAAAAGCATTGAGGATGAAGATGCTGCGTGTGTCTTgtgtttttcttctctttctcctcttcctccttggtGCCCTTGCTGCATTACTCCCCTCTGCACATGAAGATCTAATGTTGGGTGTCCAGCGGAGACGCTACAGTCCTTCTCCCAAAGACTCTTTTACACTCATCATGCAGACCTATAACAGGACTGATTTGTTGCTTAAAATGCTGAACCATTACCAAGCTATGCCTCAGCTTCACGCTGTCATTGTGGTATGGAACAATATAGGACAGGATCCCCCCCAGGAATTGTGGGAGAGCTTAGGACCCCACCCTGTGCCCGTCATCTTCAAGAAACAGACTGTCAATCTTATGAGGAATAGACTGCAGAACTTTCCAGAGATAGAAACCACAG CAGTGCTGATGATGGACGATGACACCCTGGTTAGTGCACACGACATCTCCTTTGCCTTCTCTGTCTGGCAG CTATTCCCAAATCAAATTGTGGGCTTTGTACCAAGGAAGCACGTGGCCTCCCCATCAGGAATATTCAGCTATGGCAGTTTTGAATTACAGGCTCCAGACACTGGACCTGGTGACAAGTATTCAATGATACTCATCGGGGCAGCCTTTTACCATAAAGGTTACTTGAGACTATTCCAGGAACTGCCCCACTCAATCCATGAGATAATAGACCAGACACAGAATTGTGATGATATCGCCATGAATTTTTTGGTGGCAAATCATACAGGAATGTCATCTGGTGTACTGGTAAAGCCTATAGATATGAGAAATCTGGAGAAGGATGCTGGAAGTGGATACACTGGGATGTGGCATCGGTCAGAACATCTGTTACAAAGATCATATTGCCTTAACAAGTTAACTGACATTTATGGAAGGATGCCCTTGGTATACTCTAATATAATGATCTCACAGTTCGGGTTTCCGAACTATGCCAACCACAAACCTAAGCAATAG